One region of Paraburkholderia phymatum STM815 genomic DNA includes:
- a CDS encoding alkene reductase, with protein MPDTEIAPGESGQHDEQVSLRKLFEPTKVGPYNLRHRVVMAPLTRSRASRPGNVPSQLNACYYAQRAAAALIISEATQVSMQGQGYAWTPGIHSREQVEGWRLVADAVHETGGLMFMQLWHVGRISHPSLQPDEMLPVAPSAVQPKAEAFIENERGEGVVAPCVTPRALQVEEMPYLVRQYFRGARNAKAAGMDGVEVHAANGYLLDQFLLSGTNRRMDEYGGSSERRAKVLFEVIETVCEAWGPKRVGVRLSPLGTFNDTHDDDPEATFSYVIEKLNRYRLAYLHIVNPALAATGEDVAFTARAKRMSEMIRRTYRGVLMVAGGFDGGGAERWLGDGNADLIAFGRLFIANPDLPERLRSRAPLNSPDPSTFYGGGELGYTDYPSLAQERGEAPRSIIDGRWR; from the coding sequence ATGCCTGATACCGAAATCGCGCCTGGAGAATCCGGACAGCACGACGAGCAAGTCTCGCTGCGCAAGCTCTTCGAACCCACGAAGGTAGGGCCCTACAACCTGCGTCATCGTGTCGTGATGGCGCCGCTGACGCGTTCGCGCGCGAGCCGACCAGGCAACGTTCCGTCGCAGCTCAACGCCTGCTATTACGCGCAGCGCGCAGCGGCCGCGCTCATCATCAGCGAGGCGACGCAGGTGTCGATGCAAGGACAGGGCTATGCATGGACGCCTGGGATCCACAGTCGTGAGCAGGTCGAAGGCTGGCGGCTCGTGGCGGACGCCGTGCACGAGACGGGCGGGTTGATGTTCATGCAGCTGTGGCACGTCGGACGCATATCGCACCCCTCGTTGCAGCCCGATGAAATGCTGCCAGTTGCGCCCTCTGCTGTTCAGCCGAAAGCGGAGGCGTTCATCGAGAACGAGCGCGGCGAAGGTGTCGTTGCGCCCTGCGTCACGCCTCGCGCCCTGCAGGTCGAAGAGATGCCGTATCTCGTGCGCCAATACTTCAGGGGTGCGCGCAACGCAAAGGCTGCCGGAATGGACGGCGTCGAAGTGCACGCAGCGAACGGGTATCTGCTCGATCAGTTTCTGTTGTCCGGCACGAACCGCCGCATGGACGAATACGGCGGATCGAGCGAGCGTCGGGCCAAGGTGCTATTCGAGGTGATCGAAACGGTTTGCGAAGCGTGGGGGCCCAAAAGGGTCGGCGTCCGGCTGTCCCCTCTCGGCACCTTCAACGACACGCATGACGACGATCCCGAGGCGACCTTCTCTTATGTCATCGAGAAGCTCAATCGATACAGGCTGGCTTATTTGCACATCGTCAATCCCGCGCTGGCGGCGACCGGTGAGGATGTCGCTTTCACGGCGCGCGCGAAACGCATGAGCGAGATGATACGCCGCACCTACCGTGGCGTGCTGATGGTAGCGGGCGGGTTCGACGGCGGCGGTGCGGAAAGATGGCTCGGGGACGGCAACGCGGACCTGATCGCGTTCGGACGCCTGTTCATCGCCAATCCCGACCTCCCGGAACGCTTGCGGTCGCGCGCTCCGCTCAATTCGCCGGATCCGTCCACGTTCTACGGAGGCGGCGAGCTCGGATATACCGACTATCCGTCGCTCGCGCAGGAGCGAGGGGAGGCCCCACGGTCTATTA